From Pseudoalteromonas sp. Scap06:
GCATGTGGATCGGTATCAGTGGTGTCGGTGCCATCAAGCATAAATAGCACCCGATCAGCTTGGTTTATTTCATCCCAGGCACGTTCAATGCCTATTTGCTCTACCTTATCTGGGCTTTCTCGTAGGCCTGCGGTATCTATTATATGCAGTGGCATACCATCTATATGTATATGCTCACGTAATACGTCACGAGTGGTGCCGGCTATTTCAGTTACGATGGCCGCTTCTCGTCCTGCTAATGCATTAAGTAAGCTTGATTTACCTGCATTAGGACGACCTGCAATAACGACGCGCATACCTTCGCGCATTATACTGCCTTGTTTGGCTTGATTGGTAACGGCATTAAGCTGCTCGATGATGGCATTTAAATCACCGCCCACTTTTCCGTCTGATAAAAAATCGATTTCTTCGTCAGGAAAATCAATAGCCGCTTCCACATACATACGTAAGTGAATGACTTTTTCAACTAGGGTTTCTATGTGCTTAGAGAATTGCCCTTGAAGTGATTGTAGAGCACTTTTAGCGGCTTGCTCGCTAGTTGCATTAATTAAGTCGGCGATTGCTTCTGCTTGAGTTAAATCAAGCTTGTCGTTCATAAACGCACGCTCAGAGAATTCACCTGGTTTAGCTAAACGCACACCGTCTATTTTACTTATTTCTTTGAGTAGCATATCAAGAACAACAGGGCCACCATGGCCTTGGAGTTCGAGTACATCTTCACCGGTAAATGAGTGTGGGCCAGCAAAGTAAATCGCAATACCTTGGTCAAGTTGCTGACCTGCAAGGGTGTTAAATGGCACATAGTCGGCATAACGAACTTTAGGGACTTTGCCTATTATTTTTTCAGCAACCTGTTTGGCTAGGTTTCCTGAAACGCGAATAATACCAACACCGCCTCGGCCTGGGGCAGTGGCTTGTGCTGCAATTGTATCGTGATTGATCATGCGGTTTATTTGCCAACTTAAATAACGTAATGGCGGTATTGTAACCTATCAAATAGGCACTCGCGAATGCTGTTATAAAAAATAGGCAATAAAAAAGGCGACTTAAGTCGCCTTTATATAAGTAGGGAGTTTAATCGCCCCTTACTTTAATTCCTTTCTTTTCCATGCCACGGTAGATGATTAACATCTGGACAATAGAAATAAGGTTAGACACTAACCAGTAAAGTACTAAACCAGATGGGAACCATAAGAAGAATACAGAGAAGATAACCGGCATAAAGGTCATCATTTTTTGCTGCATTGGATCGGTAACCGTCATAGGTTGTAGTTTTTGCGTTATGAACATACTCGCACCAAATAAAATTGGTAATACGTAGTATGGGTCTTTTGCAGAAAGGTCAGTTAACCAAAGTACAAATTCAGCATGACGTAGTTCTGTTGATTCTAAGAATACATAGAACAAGGCTAAGAAGATTGGCATTTGCAGTAAAATAGGGAAACAGCCACCCATAGGGTTCACTTTTTCTTTACGGTACATTTCCATAGTCGCTTGGCCGAATTTTTGACGATCATCGCCATACTTTTCTTTTAGCGCCTTCATCTTAGGCTGTAACGCACGCATTTTAGCCATTGAGGTGTACTGTGCTTTAGTCAGTGGATACATTAATGTTTTAACGATAATAGTGATGGCAATAATTGCTACACCCCAGTTACCTAAAATACTGTGTAACCATTTAAGTAGCACAAATAACGGCTGCGAAATGAAAAACAACCAACCATAATCAACTGTTAAGTCTAGGTCTGGATGAATGGCTTCAAGTTTATCTGACTCTTTAGGGCCCATGTAATAAGTTGCAGTAAGTACTTGCTCACTACCAGCTTGAACATTAACCGCTTCGTCTTTAACACCAATAATAGCCGCATTACTTTTAGTAATTAAACTATAAAGAGTATTAGTTTGATCTTGCATTGGTACCCAAGCACTTACAAAGTAATGCTGAATAAAGGCAACATAACCACCTTGAGTATTAATACTGAGGTTTTTATCAGCCATGTCTGAAAAACTGTACTTTTCATATTTCTCTTCGCTAGAGCCATAAGCAGCACCAAGATAGTTCTGGTCAACTAAGCTACCTTTTTCTTGCACAGTACGTTTAATTTGTGTGTAAAGCTGTACTTGAATTGGCTCAGCAGTGGTGTTGTTTACAGTGT
This genomic window contains:
- the mnmE gene encoding tRNA uridine-5-carboxymethylaminomethyl(34) synthesis GTPase MnmE, which produces MINHDTIAAQATAPGRGGVGIIRVSGNLAKQVAEKIIGKVPKVRYADYVPFNTLAGQQLDQGIAIYFAGPHSFTGEDVLELQGHGGPVVLDMLLKEISKIDGVRLAKPGEFSERAFMNDKLDLTQAEAIADLINATSEQAAKSALQSLQGQFSKHIETLVEKVIHLRMYVEAAIDFPDEEIDFLSDGKVGGDLNAIIEQLNAVTNQAKQGSIMREGMRVVIAGRPNAGKSSLLNALAGREAAIVTEIAGTTRDVLREHIHIDGMPLHIIDTAGLRESPDKVEQIGIERAWDEINQADRVLFMLDGTDTTDTDPHAIWPEFMAKLPQGMGVTVIRNKADLSGDVVGIDQKQQYPVISLSAKNADGIELVRTHLKACIGFDGATEGGFMARRRHLDALEHAAYHLDTGKTQLEMHVAGEILAEELRLTQQYLNEITGEFTSDDLLGKIFSSFCIGK
- the yidC gene encoding membrane protein insertase YidC, giving the protein MESQRTFLFIGLMLVSFLLFQEWNNDYNTPKADPSANTQTLQSNSPDSDDYVPSSTDGDLPTAAISAKRSVIDITTDVFTVKIDTRGGDIVESDLLQYEEVKGEETPFMLLGEFDGNQYFSQSGLIGLNGPDASANGRPVYSTQQKSYTMNGDELRVPLTFTDSKGVTFTKTYVFKKGQYDVALEYTVNNTTAEPIQVQLYTQIKRTVQEKGSLVDQNYLGAAYGSSEEKYEKYSFSDMADKNLSINTQGGYVAFIQHYFVSAWVPMQDQTNTLYSLITKSNAAIIGVKDEAVNVQAGSEQVLTATYYMGPKESDKLEAIHPDLDLTVDYGWLFFISQPLFVLLKWLHSILGNWGVAIIAITIIVKTLMYPLTKAQYTSMAKMRALQPKMKALKEKYGDDRQKFGQATMEMYRKEKVNPMGGCFPILLQMPIFLALFYVFLESTELRHAEFVLWLTDLSAKDPYYVLPILFGASMFITQKLQPMTVTDPMQQKMMTFMPVIFSVFFLWFPSGLVLYWLVSNLISIVQMLIIYRGMEKKGIKVRGD